The genomic region GTAAGGATGTCCTCAATAAAATTCTGGCTGTCGAGTATAAAACCTATCTTGTAGATGATATACTTCAAAAAGTGGATCGGGCTACGATGTCTGCAAGTCTGGAAGGAAGGGAGCCCTTCTTAGATCATCGCCTGGTGGAGTGGTTAGCTGTATTGCCTTCTACATATAAATTGAATGAGGGAGTATCTAAGCGGCTGCTGAAGGATATTGTGCATAAATATATTCCCAAAGAAATGATGATTCGTCCTAAAATGGGATTTGGAATTCCTGTTAAAAATTGGTTGAAGAATGAGTTGCGGGAGTTGTTTGAGGAAATAGTTGATGTTAAGTTTTTGAAGGAACAGGATTTGTTGAATAGCGAACTTGTTCTGGAACTGAAGAAGGATTATTTGAATGACAAATTACATGATTTCGAGCGATTATGGTTTGTATTTATCTTTTTGCAATGGTATAAAAAATGGATGTTTTAAATTGAAGGTGAATCTATGGGCGTAATCAAACGTCAGGGCATTAAAAATACCATCGCCACCTATATCGGGTTTGTGATAGGGTTTGTCAATCTTATTATTATTCAGCCTAATTTTCTTTCGAAAGAGGAGCTGGGCTTGACAAGAGTGCTTTATTCTTTCGCTTTGCTGGTGGCCATGTTTGTTCCGATGGGTATTGGTAATGCCACTACCCGCTTTTTTCCGATGTTTAAGAATACGGAGAAGAGGCATCATGGCTATTTTGGCTTTATGCTTTTGTTTCCGCTTGCAGGTTTTATCCTTGCTGCCGGCGTTCTTCTTCTCTTTAAGGATTTTATTATGTCGCGCTATGCCGCCGAATCCCCACTGTTTAATGAGTTTTTCTATTATGTCTTCCCGCTTACTTTTATAATTTCTATCATTTCCGTGTTGAGTATTTACTGTTCATCGAATTTTAAAAGTACAATCCCAACCTACCTGAACGATGTTATTGTCAGGTTGCTGACCATCGTGGTCGTAAGTCTCTATTATATCAAATGGCTCAATCTGGACCAGTTTATTTTCGCTTTTACCGCGATATATGCGTTGCAATTGTTGGGATTGTTGGTCTATATCTTTCAATTCGACAGGCCGGGATTTAAAATCGACTGGGCCTATTTCCATCAGCAGAAATTTGGTGCGCTCATTCGATATGGTTTATTGCTTTGGTTTGCAAGTGTGGCTTCTATCGGACTGAAGTACTTTGATGCTATAATGATCGGTCAGTATATGCCGCTAAGTTTCGTTGGCATTTATACCGTTGCAGCATTTATTCCAACGATCATCGAAGCCCCATTGAATGCTTTTGACCGGATTGCCTCTTCTAAAATAGCGTTCGCCTGGCAGGAGAAGAATATGGAGGAAATAAAATCCATTTATCATAAATCCAGCTTGTACATGTTTATGATCGGCGGATTTTTGTTCCTGAATGTAAACCTCAATATCTATGACCTCCTCACATTTTTACCGGAAGGTTATCAGCAAGGTGCATCCATTGTGATGTTGCTGAGTACCGGCAGTTTATTTAATATGGCTACCGGACTGAATGCTGCCGTACTTTTTACCTCTGAGAAGTATCGCTATGGTGCGGTGTTTCTGATCTCGCTGGCAGTAGTCGTGTTGATTCTGCAAATTGTACTGATTCCCATCTTCGGTATGATAGGTGCCGCCCTGGCGACAGTCCTGGCATCATTTTTTTATAATGGATTATTGTTTTGGTTCGTGAAAAAGCATTTCAATTTACAACCTTTCGAAAAAGAAAACACCCTTTTACTTTTGCTGATCATTTTCCTCTTCGCCATAGGCTGGTTCCTGCCATCTACCGGAAATCCTTTGTTAAACATTGCGTATAAAGGAACCTTGGTCTCCGGTATTTATATAGCTGTTGTCTATTTTAAAAACCTTGCTCCCGAAGCCTTCGAGTGGTTCAAAAAAGGTAAGTAGTTGTTGAGGTACTGTTGAGATACATTGATATACTGTTGAGATGCGGTGGATATACGGTTGAGATGGAGTAGATATACGGTTGAGATGAAGTGGATATACGGTGGATATACGGTTGAGATGGAGTAGATATACGGTTGGGGCAAGTTCATCTAAGAAGTCCAACTACCTCTACCGTATATCCACCGTATATCCACCGTATATCCACCGTATATCCACCGTATATCCACCGTATATCCACCGTATATCCACCGTATATCCACCGTATATCCACCGTATATCCACCGTATATCCACCGTATATCCACCGTATATCCACCGTATATCCACCGTAGCTCCAAGTATATCAATGTATCACAACTTTTTCAACATCGCCTCACATGTCTTTTTATTCATCTCATCATCAGGTGAACGGATCGGAATGTTCAATGCTTTTTGAAGCCAGTTTTTTGCCTGTTGTTTATCGTTGATTTCATTGCGCTCAATATAACTATTTGCAGCTTCAATATAATGAATGGCATTCAAGGGTTCGAGTTGGATTGCTTTTTCAAAATTAAGAATGGATTCCTCATGTGAACCACCTTCCAGACCACCAAAAATTGCTTTTATCATTGCCCTTTCGAAGCCGCTAAATCCGGCAACCACCCGATGCCATCTTCCGAGGATGTGATAAGGGCCGGGTAATTTTGGATCTAGTTTTATGGCTGTTTCTGCTTCGGATTTAATCAGTTTTGCATTTTGGATTTTAGTTTTATTTCCTGCATGTTCACTCATCCTTCCTACAGCAACTGCATAGGCATAGTGTGCATTGGCATGCTGGGGATGTTGGGTAATGGCTTTTTTGCCTAAATAAGCTCCTGTGCGATACCATTGTTGGCGGGCTTCTTCAGTGGATTGTCCAAAGCCCAGAATAGAATAGATATAAGAAGTCCGCCATAAATACTCCACATTCGAAGAGTCAGACTTCAATAAGTTTTTGAAAATCGTAAGGGCATCATTCCATTTTTTCTCCCCCTGAAGCTTAGTAGCGTAGTTGTATAACTGTTCTTTGTTTTTTAATTCCTGCCCTATTGAGGGAGAGTAGTGAAGTATTAAAATAAGAACAAGGAGTTTTTTAATCATAATAGTCATACAGTTTCATAGGAGGATATATTTCGCAAATCAAGCGCCGTTCTGCCATCTTCTGCAGTGGAGATAATGGAATGGAATTTCGCATTTTGGATAAGCTCCTGCCATTTATAGGAAGTGCGTGAATACACCTGTTGCACATAAGTATCATCAATGGCTTTTATATTGACCATGAATTCCGCATCCAGTGATTTGTAGTCCTTTGCTGTAAGTTCTTTTAAAGGACTCTCTTCATTGATAGGATGAACAACCGTCCAGCTCATGGCCAATAAATTAATCTTTTCCACTTCAAGTTTAAGCCGTTGAAATCGTCTGAATATTTTGCCATTGAATTCTTCATTGTAAGCAAATAACAGGAGCGCTTCTACCTCGATGAGCTGATTGGTACGCGCATTGGTAATTCGGAGCATTAAGGCAGTAGGGGCATTCAATGAAAGCGTTGCATGTGTGTAGGGAGATATCAGAATATTGTCACTGTAAATCAATTTAGCAGTTGGTCGTGAAAATCTTCCGTATAAGAGTCCGGTGGCAAGAGCGAAACCCAGCAAACCAATCATGGACTCAATTGCCGCCATACTGCTTGTAAAGGTGCCTATAGGATTAAGTCTTCCGTATCCAACCGTGGTAAGTGATTGCGCACTGAAGAAAAAGACTTCGAGGAAATGTTCCCATTCCGTTGTATATATCATTCCGGCGATTCCGTTTGGTGCAATAAAATAATATATAAGACTAAAGAGGGTATTGGTTGCTATATAAAACAAGAAAACCAGGAGGTTAAATTTCCACCAACTCATCGTAATGAGGGAATGATAAATATTGATGATATTGAATCTGGGCTCACCCAATCTTAAAATATTGGCGCTACCATCTTTATTGAGAATCCTTTTTCCGGAAGAATTGGTTATTGTACCAAACCCGAATTCAGACGCTTCGTTTTTCTTAAAAATTTTGACCATTTTCCGATGTTAGTTCCTGCTGTAGTAAATTATTTAATGGTTTTTACGAGAATGAAATGAAGCAGAATTGGAAAATGTTTGGTTCAATCATAAGATTCAAAACGAATCGATTTCCTGTCATAGCCCATCACTTCGAGCCGGTGT from Bacteroidota bacterium harbors:
- a CDS encoding asparagine synthase C-terminal domain-containing protein, whose translation is MSSSSENSSLPFKTDGYPNVFNQVGAGVLSLSRLNTPSISKADIPEKLRAYLGAKGPLEKFHIVNQTYTEKEINRLVKGKAVFSHLPFNDDRGLNESKDVLNKILAVEYKTYLVDDILQKVDRATMSASLEGREPFLDHRLVEWLAVLPSTYKLNEGVSKRLLKDIVHKYIPKEMMIRPKMGFGIPVKNWLKNELRELFEEIVDVKFLKEQDLLNSELVLELKKDYLNDKLHDFERLWFVFIFLQWYKKWMF
- a CDS encoding polysaccharide biosynthesis C-terminal domain-containing protein; this translates as MGVIKRQGIKNTIATYIGFVIGFVNLIIIQPNFLSKEELGLTRVLYSFALLVAMFVPMGIGNATTRFFPMFKNTEKRHHGYFGFMLLFPLAGFILAAGVLLLFKDFIMSRYAAESPLFNEFFYYVFPLTFIISIISVLSIYCSSNFKSTIPTYLNDVIVRLLTIVVVSLYYIKWLNLDQFIFAFTAIYALQLLGLLVYIFQFDRPGFKIDWAYFHQQKFGALIRYGLLLWFASVASIGLKYFDAIMIGQYMPLSFVGIYTVAAFIPTIIEAPLNAFDRIASSKIAFAWQEKNMEEIKSIYHKSSLYMFMIGGFLFLNVNLNIYDLLTFLPEGYQQGASIVMLLSTGSLFNMATGLNAAVLFTSEKYRYGAVFLISLAVVVLILQIVLIPIFGMIGAALATVLASFFYNGLLFWFVKKHFNLQPFEKENTLLLLLIIFLFAIGWFLPSTGNPLLNIAYKGTLVSGIYIAVVYFKNLAPEAFEWFKKGK
- a CDS encoding ion transporter gives rise to the protein MVKIFKKNEASEFGFGTITNSSGKRILNKDGSANILRLGEPRFNIINIYHSLITMSWWKFNLLVFLFYIATNTLFSLIYYFIAPNGIAGMIYTTEWEHFLEVFFFSAQSLTTVGYGRLNPIGTFTSSMAAIESMIGLLGFALATGLLYGRFSRPTAKLIYSDNILISPYTHATLSLNAPTALMLRITNARTNQLIEVEALLLFAYNEEFNGKIFRRFQRLKLEVEKINLLAMSWTVVHPINEESPLKELTAKDYKSLDAEFMVNIKAIDDTYVQQVYSRTSYKWQELIQNAKFHSIISTAEDGRTALDLRNISSYETV